From the Bos taurus isolate L1 Dominette 01449 registration number 42190680 breed Hereford chromosome 20, ARS-UCD2.0, whole genome shotgun sequence genome, one window contains:
- the LOC132343219 gene encoding craniofacial development protein 2-like, with protein sequence MNQGKLEVVKQEMARVNVNILGIRELKWTGMDEFNSDDHYIYYCRQESLRRNGVAIMVNKRVRNAVLGCNLKNDRMISVRFQGKPFSITVIQVYAPINNAEEAEVEWFYEDLQDLLELTLKKDVLFIIGDWNAKVGSQETAGVTGKFGLGIRNEAGQRLIEFCQENALVIANTLFQQHKRRLSTWTSPDGQQQNQIDYILCSQRWRSSIHSTKTRPGADCGSDHELLIAKFRLKLKKVGKTTRPFRYDLNQIPYDYTVEVRNRFKGLDLIDRVPDDLWTEVRDIVQETGIKTIPMEKKCKKENGCLGRPYK encoded by the coding sequence atgaatcaaggcaaattggaagtggtcaaacaggagatggcaagagtgaacgtcaacattctaggaatccgcgaactgaaatggactggaatggatgaatttaactcagatgaccattatatctactactgcaggcaggaatccctcagaagaaatggagtagccatcatggtcaacaaaagagttcgaaatgcagtacttggatgcaatctcaaaaacgacagaatgatctctgttcgtttccaaggcaaaccattcagtatcacagtaatccaagtctatgccccaatcaataacgctgaagaagctgaagttgaatggttctatgaagacctacaagaccttttagaactaacactcaaaaaagatgtccttttcattataggggactggaatgcaaaagtaggaagtcaagaaacagctggagtaacaggcaaatttggccttggaatacggaatgaagcagggcaaagactaatagagttttgccaagaaaatgcactggtcatagcaaacaccctcttccaacaacacaagagaagactctccacatggacatcaccagatggtcaacaacaaaatcagattgattatattctttgcagccaaagatggagaagctctatacattcaacaaaaacaagaccaggagctgactgtggctcagatcatgaactccttattgccaaattcagacttaaattgaagaaagtagggaaaaccactagaccattcaggtatgacctaaatcaaattccttatgattatacagtggaagtgagaaatagatttaagggcctagatctgatagacagagtgcctgatgatctatggactgaggttcgtgacattgtacaggagacagggatcaagaccatccccatggaaaagaaatgtaaaaaagaaaatggctgtctggggaggccttacaaatag